A window of Acidobacteriota bacterium genomic DNA:
CCCAGCACCAGGTGCCCGAACCAGTTGCCGATGAACGGTGACCGGCCCGCCTGCTCGGCCCCCACCACCGCCGACCAGAAGCCGTTCTGGTCCCAGCGCAGCAGTTGGCCGGTGAAGGCCATGCCCAGCACCAGGATCAGCAGCACCACCCCCGAGAGCCAGTTCATCTGGCGCGGGTACTTGTACGACGCCATCAGATACACGCGGATGGCGTGAATCCCGATCAGCACCACCATCGCCGAGGCGCCCCAGTAATGAATGCCGCGTACGATGTGACCGAACGTCGAGCTGGAAATGAACAGCAGCGTCTGATAGGCCTGGCCGCTCGAGGCCACGTAAGAACTGGAGAGCGCGATGCCGGTGACGATCTGCACCAGGAAGACGAACAGCGTCGCGCTGCCCAGCACATACAGCCAGGCGGATTTTTTGGCGCGCGGCACGCGGTGGAACAGCAGCGGGTGCAGCATCGCCGAGGTGCCGGTGAGATCGTCGAACCACAGCCAGGCGCGTTTCCAGGCGGGAGGTCGATCGCTCGGTTTGTCGGTCAGCGGGCTCATGGGTTCGGCTAGGTGATCGGCAACGGACTGGTTAAAATTTGCACGCGGCCGTCGGCGACGCGCACGGGATAGCGGCTGAGGGGGCGTGGCGGCGGACCGGAGGCGACGGTGCCGTTGGCGTAGAACACGCCGCCGTGGCAGGGGCACATGAACAGGTTGGCGTCGGGCAGCCAGCGGATGGGACAGCCGAGGTGCGTGCAGTCCACCGAGAAGGCGATGAACTCGTTCTCTGTTTCGTGGCGCAGCCAGGCGGCGGTGTTCGCGGTTACGCCCGACCAGGGCAGCGGCGAGGGGTCCTCAAATTTGACCAGGATCGTGCTGCCCTGCGGAAACTGCTCCACCCCGCCGACATCGCGCCAGAGCTTGGTGGGCTTGCGCAGGCCCAGTAAAAAGGCCACGCTGGGCACGCCAATCAGCGCCGCGCCCAGCGCCCCCAGCCCCAGCGACAGCCGCGTCAGAAACTTGCGGCGTGAGGGGCTCAGGCACCCTTCGCAGGGCGCGTCGGGATCGGGCGCCGGCGCCGACGGCTGCGGATTGTCCAGATCACTCATTCTTGCCTCGCGAAAGTTGCTGTTTAGGACCTCGGTACCAAATTACCCGCTGATACGGGCGCCAGAGGTAATGCACCGGCATCTTGATGAGGTGTACCAGACGGCTGAAGGGAAACAGCAGAACCAGGATGAAGCCCAGCACGAAATGAATCTGGATGAACGCCGGCAAACTGGCGACGGTGGCGGTTTCCGGATGCAGCCGCGCCAGCGACCAGAACCAGGGCACCGCCGTATGCACGTACCACAGCCCGCCCCAGCGGTTGAACAGCGCCACGCCGATGCCGGTCAGCACCTGGACCAGTAACAGCGCCAGAATTAGGCCGTCCATGCGCGAGGTCACATAGCGCGCCAGCTTGGCATAGCCGGTGCGGCGGATGATAAGGATGACGATGCCCACCAGCGCCATAAACGACAGCGCAATACCGGTGCACTCGATGATCATCCGCCGGATGGGCGCGCCCAGCAGCGCCGTGGTCACGCCCGGGAAAATCGCCGCCAGCAGATGCACCAGCAAAATGATACCGATACCGTAATGCCAGGGCACCGAGCCCCAGTACAGCTTCCGGTTCTCCAGCAGTTGCGATGACAGGCTCGAGTAGGAGTACGGCTGCTTGTAAAACCGGTAGGCGCCCACGCCAAACGCCAGCGCCAGCGCCACGTAAGGCAGCGCGACGTAGAAAAACTCGTTCATGCGGCCGCCTCGCCCAGGGGGTGGCTGGCCAGCAGCAGGTAGAGCGCCTGCAGCAGCGGCTGATAGATATGATCGGGCGGCACGCGTTGCGTCAGGGTGCGCAATCCCGGCAGCACGCAATAAGGCGCCAGATCCTGAATCTCCGCGTCCTCGGGCGAGCGCGCCAGCAGCCGCAGTAGCCAGCAGAGATGATCGGGCAGTTCCGTGCCCACATCCAGACCGGCTTTCTTCGCCGCCGCCGCCAGTTCAATCAGCAGGGCGCTGTGCTTGCCATGGTCTTCGCCAAACAGTTGATGGCCGAGGTTGAGGGTGCAATCGGGCTGCAAGTCAAAGGTGGCGGCGTAAATTTCTTCAAGCTGCGTCAGCGGCAGCGCCTGCGCCTGGCGTGCGAATTGCCCGACCAGGTCGCGCATCACCGGCGAGGCGTCAGGCCAGGCGTCAGGCGAGCATGCCGCTAGTCTGGCCGGGGTGGGATAGTCAAGCAGGTCGGCGAATTGCTCCAGGTTTTCCATGCTCACATGCCCCGCTTCGCGATCTGCACGAAGCCGGCGCCCTTATGCTCCTGGAAGTCCTGGGGATCGTCCAGCATCGCCACCGCCTGCTCGCGCATCATCGGCGGAATGACGTAACGCTCGTCGTCGTTGGCGATCGAGGTGAGGTGATAGATGCCGTCCACCTCTTCGCGTGAAACGCCGGCCTGCTGCCGCGCCACCGCGGCGCGCGTTTCGGTCACGTCGCCCACCGACTCGGCCCGCAGCGTCATGCGCACGGCGATCAGCTTGCGATAGATCTCCGCCACCTTCTCCTCGTCGCCGGCGCTGAACAGGCTGGCCAGATACTTCAGCGGCAGCCGCGCCTTTTCGAGCGACGAGAACATGTCGCCGTTCATCTCGAAGCTGCCGTTGGGCACCGTCGCCAGCACCGGCAGCAGCGGTGGAATGTAGAACAGCATGGGCAGCGTGCGCCATTCGGGGTGATAGGGCAGCGCAATGTTCCACTGCTTGATGTACTTGTAGGTCGGCGAGCGCTGCGCCGCATCGATCACAGCATCGGTGACACCGTTCGCCTTGGCGGCGGCGATGATCCCGGGGTCGTGTGGATCGAGAATCAGCGCCTTGTGCGCCTCCACCAGCTCATGGTCCGGGTGGCTGGCGGCATCGTGAATGCCGTCCGCGTCGTAGAGCACCACCCCCAGGTAGCGGATGCGGCCCGGGCAGGTGTGGAAGCAGGCCGGGGCAATACCGTCCTCCAGGCGCGGGTAGCAGAGAATGCACTTCTCCGCCTTGCCCGTCTCGTAGTTGAAATACATCTTCTTGTACGGGCAGCCGCTGATGCACATGCGCCAGCCCTGGCATTTCTCCTGGCTGACCAGCACGATGCCATCCTCGCCGCGCTTGTAAATGGCGCCCGTCGGGCAGGCGGCCACGCAACTGGGATTCAGGCAGTGATTGCAGATGCGCGGCAGGTAGAAGAACACCAGTTGGCGCAGATGGAAAAATTCGTGCTGTTCTTCCGGCGTCAGCTTCTTCAGGTTGGGGTCATTGGCGGCGTAAATATCCGAGCCGCCCAGGTCATCATCCCAATTCGGCCCCGCTTCAATGTCCATGTCGCGGCCGGTAAGCATCGAGATGGGCCGCGCCACCGGCTGCTCGGTCGATTGCGGCGCGTCGAACAGGTCGCTGTAGCGATAGGTCCAGGGCTC
This region includes:
- a CDS encoding Rieske (2Fe-2S) protein, coding for MSDLDNPQPSAPAPDPDAPCEGCLSPSRRKFLTRLSLGLGALGAALIGVPSVAFLLGLRKPTKLWRDVGGVEQFPQGSTILVKFEDPSPLPWSGVTANTAAWLRHETENEFIAFSVDCTHLGCPIRWLPDANLFMCPCHGGVFYANGTVASGPPPRPLSRYPVRVADGRVQILTSPLPIT
- the narI gene encoding respiratory nitrate reductase subunit gamma, with protein sequence MNEFFYVALPYVALALAFGVGAYRFYKQPYSYSSLSSQLLENRKLYWGSVPWHYGIGIILLVHLLAAIFPGVTTALLGAPIRRMIIECTGIALSFMALVGIVILIIRRTGYAKLARYVTSRMDGLILALLLVQVLTGIGVALFNRWGGLWYVHTAVPWFWSLARLHPETATVASLPAFIQIHFVLGFILVLLFPFSRLVHLIKMPVHYLWRPYQRVIWYRGPKQQLSRGKNE
- the narH gene encoding nitrate reductase subunit beta, which encodes MNVRAQMSMVFHLDKCIGCHTCSLACKNLWTDRPGTEYMWWNNVETKPGTGYPTLYEDQELYRGGWEVRNGKLQLKLAARPTELANLAYNPRLPELDDYYEPWTYRYSDLFDAPQSTEQPVARPISMLTGRDMDIEAGPNWDDDLGGSDIYAANDPNLKKLTPEEQHEFFHLRQLVFFYLPRICNHCLNPSCVAACPTGAIYKRGEDGIVLVSQEKCQGWRMCISGCPYKKMYFNYETGKAEKCILCYPRLEDGIAPACFHTCPGRIRYLGVVLYDADGIHDAASHPDHELVEAHKALILDPHDPGIIAAAKANGVTDAVIDAAQRSPTYKYIKQWNIALPYHPEWRTLPMLFYIPPLLPVLATVPNGSFEMNGDMFSSLEKARLPLKYLASLFSAGDEEKVAEIYRKLIAVRMTLRAESVGDVTETRAAVARQQAGVSREEVDGIYHLTSIANDDERYVIPPMMREQAVAMLDDPQDFQEHKGAGFVQIAKRGM